The following proteins are co-located in the Shouchella hunanensis genome:
- a CDS encoding phage tail tube protein yields MKPFKQRLEYNLQFFARQKNALTSYFVAPIPENGEEPEWMELARWISSVTDDSDEGTEDMGYYDGDGTPETDVMSVKEAYSFEGTYDHTDPAMRFVASLKRNIGQARKIMMKKVESHGDTAIGRATVANIVASGGEATEYGAFSCLISFDRKPEVTENEPETAGIEA; encoded by the coding sequence ATGAAACCATTTAAACAACGATTGGAATATAATTTACAATTCTTCGCTCGTCAAAAAAACGCCCTTACATCCTACTTTGTAGCTCCAATCCCTGAAAATGGGGAAGAGCCTGAGTGGATGGAGCTAGCGCGATGGATTTCAAGTGTGACGGATGATTCTGACGAAGGAACAGAGGATATGGGCTATTACGATGGTGATGGCACACCGGAAACAGATGTCATGTCGGTCAAAGAGGCTTATTCGTTTGAGGGAACTTACGACCACACCGATCCTGCCATGAGATTTGTTGCAAGTCTAAAGCGCAATATCGGACAGGCGCGTAAAATCATGATGAAAAAAGTAGAATCGCACGGTGATACGGCTATTGGTCGCGCCACAGTTGCAAACATCGTAGCGTCCGGTGGGGAAGCTACAGAGTATGGTGCGTTTAGCTGCCTAATTTCGTTTGACCGTAAACCAGAAGTAACAGAAAACGAACCAGAAACGGCAGGTATTGAAGCATAA
- a CDS encoding Gp15 family bacteriophage protein encodes MFSLAYSLTDEIEIGEQSYKLDMSFDNIIRLIDMIGDAELDDDIKVETGLEMLIGTSLELDLSTKSKVFHQIFEKAVAQKELKPCLDRQGNPMPESESAKVYSLSQDAEYIYASFMQDYGIDLFEQQGKMHWNKFKALLSGLRNDTKFKEVVQIRTSDLPKGKGTEKERQRMSELKKTYELKEE; translated from the coding sequence TTGTTCTCGCTTGCTTACAGCCTAACCGATGAAATAGAGATCGGTGAACAATCGTATAAATTAGACATGAGCTTTGATAACATCATCCGTTTAATTGATATGATCGGAGATGCAGAGCTTGATGATGACATAAAAGTAGAAACTGGACTTGAAATGTTGATTGGTACCTCGTTAGAGCTGGACTTATCGACTAAATCAAAAGTGTTCCATCAAATATTTGAAAAGGCAGTTGCACAAAAGGAATTAAAGCCATGCCTAGACAGACAAGGCAATCCGATGCCAGAGAGCGAGAGTGCCAAAGTGTATTCGCTCTCGCAAGACGCTGAGTACATCTACGCCTCCTTTATGCAGGATTATGGAATTGACCTGTTTGAGCAACAAGGAAAGATGCATTGGAACAAATTTAAGGCGCTGTTAAGTGGATTGCGTAACGATACCAAGTTTAAAGAAGTCGTCCAGATACGAACCTCCGATTTACCAAAAGGTAAAGGAACAGAGAAAGAGCGCCAACGCATGAGTGAATTGAAAAAAACTTACGAGTTGAAAGAAGAATAG
- a CDS encoding SHOCT domain-containing protein produces the protein MGFFQQRITVGVIKGQLGGKKKSFINIFIEKDPGVVKISKRLYYFLGVSEKSYEEVSGAKALTGAAVGLLFSPVGALIGGAIGARKKEKTHYTLAFMDAETKKKEIIEVKLPDISNGFKKLEIHPVAKEFQIEEDSKDKVSAPEQIREFKKLLDENIITEDEFNKKKLELLG, from the coding sequence ATGGGATTTTTCCAACAGAGAATAACAGTTGGCGTAATAAAAGGTCAGCTCGGAGGCAAAAAAAAGAGTTTTATAAATATATTTATCGAGAAAGATCCAGGAGTAGTGAAAATTAGTAAGAGGTTATACTATTTCTTGGGTGTATCAGAAAAATCTTATGAAGAAGTAAGTGGAGCGAAAGCTTTAACAGGAGCCGCTGTGGGATTGCTATTTAGTCCGGTAGGTGCGTTGATTGGCGGAGCAATCGGTGCTAGAAAAAAAGAAAAAACACATTACACTTTAGCGTTTATGGACGCTGAAACAAAGAAAAAGGAAATAATTGAAGTGAAGCTACCTGATATATCAAATGGTTTTAAAAAACTTGAAATACATCCCGTAGCTAAGGAATTTCAAATTGAGGAAGATTCAAAAGACAAAGTAAGTGCGCCAGAGCAGATAAGAGAATTTAAGAAGTTATTAGATGAAAACATAATTACAGAAGACGAATTTAATAAGAAAAAGCTTGAGCTTCTAGGTTAA